One region of Manis pentadactyla isolate mManPen7 chromosome 9, mManPen7.hap1, whole genome shotgun sequence genomic DNA includes:
- the GPR137 gene encoding integral membrane protein GPR137 isoform X5: MESNLSGLVPAAGLVPALPPAVTLGLTAAYTTLYALLFFSVYAQLWLVLLYGHKRLSYQTVFLALCLLWAALRTTLFSFYFRDTPRANRLGPLPFWLLYCFPVCLQFFTLTLMNLYFAQVVFKAKVKRRPEMSRGLLAVRGAFVGASLLFLLVNVLCAVLSRRRRAQPWALLLVRVLVSDSLFVICALSLAACLCLVARRAPSTSIYLEAKGTSVCQAAAMGGAMVLLYASRACYNLAALALAPRSRLDTFDYDWYNVSDQADLVNDLGNKGYLVFGLILFVWELLPTTLLVGFFRVHRPTQDLSTSRILNGQVFGSRSYFFDRTGHCEDEGCSWEHSRSESTSMSGSLGSGSWYGAIGREPGWCGGSQTRTTPLLFSQVLGPGGHHHSLYSTPQT; encoded by the exons ATGGAGAGTAACCTGTCTGGCCTGGTGCCTGCTGCTGGGCTGGTGCCTGCGCTGCCGCCTGCTGTGACCCTGGGGCTGACTGCGGCCTACACCACTCTGTATGCCCTACTCTTCTTTTCTGTCTATGCCCAGCTctggctggtgctcctgtatgggCACAAGCGTCTCAGCTATCAGACAGTGTTTCTGGCACTCTGTCTGCTCTGGGCTGCCTTGCGTACCACCCTCTTCTCCTTCTACTTCCGAGATACACCCCGAGCCAACCGTCTGGGGCCCCTGCCTTTTTGGCTTCTCTACTGCTTCCCTGTTTGCCTGCAGTTCTTCACACTGACACTTATGAACCTCTACTTTGCCCAG GTGGTGTTCAAGGCAAAGGTGAAGCGTCGGCCAGAGATGAGCCGAGGCTT GCTGGCTGTCCGAGGGGCCTTCGTGGGGGCCTCACTGCTCTTTCTGCTGGTGAATGTgctgtgtgctgtgctgtcccGCCGGCGCCGTGCACAGCCCTGGGCCCTCCTGCTGGTGCGAGTCCTGGTGAGCGACTCCCTCTTTGTTATCTGCGCACTTTCTCTTGCCGCCTGCCTCTGCCTTGTCGCCCGGCGGGCCCCCTCTACCAGCATCTACCTGGAGGCCAAG GGGACCAGTGTGTGTCAGGCAGCCGCAATGGGTGGTGCCATGGTCCTGCTCTATGCCAGCCGGGCCTGCTACAACCTGGCAGCCCTGGCCTTGGCCCCCCGGAGCCGACTGGACACCTTCGATTATGATTGGTACAATGTTTCTGACCAG GCGGACCTGGTGAATGACCTGGGGAACAAAGGCTACTTGGTGTTTGGCCTCATCCTCTTTGTGTGGGAGCTGCTGCCCACTACCCTGCTGGTGGGCTTCTTCCGGGTGCACCGGCCCACACAGGACCTG AGCACCAGCCGAATTCTCAATGGACAGGTCTTTGGCTCCCGTTCCTACTTCTTCGATCGGACTGGGCACTGCGAAGATGAGGGCTGCTCCTGGGAGCACAGCCGGAGTGAGAGCACCAG CATGTCAGGCAGCCTAGGCTCGGGTAGCTGGTACGGCGCCATCGGGCGGGAGCCAGGCTGGTGCGGGGGCAGCCAGACGCGGACCACTCCTCTGCTCTTCTCCCAGGTGCTGGGACCAGGAGGCCAC
- the BAD gene encoding bcl2-associated agonist of cell death isoform X1 yields MRNPENLSSASTHATAGGSHEPRAQSMFQIPEFEQSEQEDSSPADRSLGPSPTGDGPPGPSKHRYIAPGLLGEAGHQQGQRASNSHHGGAGAVETRSRHSSYPAGAEENEEEEEPSPFRGRSRSAPPNLYAAQRYGRELRRMSDEFQGSIKGLPRPKSAGTATQMRQSPSWTRIIQSWWDRNLWRGGSSPSQ; encoded by the exons ATGAGGAACCCAGAGAATCTCTCATCTGCTTCCACACACGCCACAGCAGGAGGAAGTCATGAGCCAAGAG CCCAGAGCATGTTCCAGATCCCAGAGTTTGAGCAAAGTGAGCAGGAAGACTCCAGCCCTGCAGACAGGAGCCTGGGCCCCAGCCCCACCGGGGACGGACCCCCTGGCCCCAGCAAGCACCGGTACATAGCCCCAGGCCTCCTGGGGGAAGCTGGTCACCAGCAGGGGCAGCGGGCCAGCAACAGCCATCACGGAG GCGCTGGGGCTGTGGAGACGCGGAGTCGCCACAGCTCGTACCCCGCAGGGGCCGAGGAgaatgaagaggaggaggaaccCAGTCCCTTCCGGGGCCGCTCGCGCTCGGCGCCCCCCAACCTCTACGCTGCGCAGCGCTATGGCCGCGAGCTCCGGAGGATGAGCGACGAGTTCCAGGGATCAATCAAG GGACTTCCTCGCCCGAAGAGCGCAGGCACAGCTACGCAGATGCGGCAGAGCCCCAGCTGGACACGCATTATCCAGTCCTGGTGGGATCGAAATTTGTGGAGAGGAGGTTCCTCCCCCTCCCAGTGA
- the BAD gene encoding bcl2-associated agonist of cell death isoform X2, translated as MFQIPEFEQSEQEDSSPADRSLGPSPTGDGPPGPSKHRYIAPGLLGEAGHQQGQRASNSHHGGAGAVETRSRHSSYPAGAEENEEEEEPSPFRGRSRSAPPNLYAAQRYGRELRRMSDEFQGSIKGLPRPKSAGTATQMRQSPSWTRIIQSWWDRNLWRGGSSPSQ; from the exons ATGTTCCAGATCCCAGAGTTTGAGCAAAGTGAGCAGGAAGACTCCAGCCCTGCAGACAGGAGCCTGGGCCCCAGCCCCACCGGGGACGGACCCCCTGGCCCCAGCAAGCACCGGTACATAGCCCCAGGCCTCCTGGGGGAAGCTGGTCACCAGCAGGGGCAGCGGGCCAGCAACAGCCATCACGGAG GCGCTGGGGCTGTGGAGACGCGGAGTCGCCACAGCTCGTACCCCGCAGGGGCCGAGGAgaatgaagaggaggaggaaccCAGTCCCTTCCGGGGCCGCTCGCGCTCGGCGCCCCCCAACCTCTACGCTGCGCAGCGCTATGGCCGCGAGCTCCGGAGGATGAGCGACGAGTTCCAGGGATCAATCAAG GGACTTCCTCGCCCGAAGAGCGCAGGCACAGCTACGCAGATGCGGCAGAGCCCCAGCTGGACACGCATTATCCAGTCCTGGTGGGATCGAAATTTGTGGAGAGGAGGTTCCTCCCCCTCCCAGTGA